Below is a window of Streptomyces genisteinicus DNA.
GTTTCGAGATCCGCGACGGCAAGTCGCCGCACTGGACCGGCGCTTCGTCGTCGCCGCGCACCTTCGGCCACTTCGGCCAGTCCGGCACGTTCCTGTGGATCGACCCGGACGCCGGGGCCGCCTGCGTGGCCCTCACGGACCGGGCGTTCGGCCCGTGGGCGATCGAGGCGTGGCCGCCGTTCACGGAGTCGGTGCTGGCCGAACTGCGGGGCTGACCGTCGGCGTGGGGCGGGCGGGGCCGTCCCCGGTCCCGCCCGGCGAGGTGTCGCAACTCGCCTGCGGCCGGGGTCCGTCGGTACCGGAGAGCCGGACCGGCGGGCGTCCCCACTCGTCCTCCGCGTAGGCGACGGTGCACACCAGCTGCCGCAGCCCGAGGTCGTCCACACCGGCGAGCGGCACGTCGACGGCCGCGTCGATCACACCGCCGGAGATCGTGATCTCGACATCGGCCCGCTCCGGCAGGGTGGGCGCGTTGTGCAGCCCGGCCTCCCGCTCGCGGGCGTTCGGGCCGTCGAGGAGCGCCGCGACGGTCTTCGCGGCCGCCGGGGGGACCCGTTCGGCTCCGGTGGCCGAATCCGGGCCGGACGTGCCACGGACCGCCTCCGGGCCCAGGTCGTACTGGCCTCCCCAGGCAGAGCCGTCGTCGAGGAACCGCGGGACGGGGACGAGCGTTCCGTCCGGTGTCAGGAAGAAGAGGAGCAGCCGCGCCTCGCGTGCCGGGAGCACGTCGATGGTCGCCGGCCCGCCCGCCTCGATGACGTCGGTCGGCTGGATTCCCATGCCGCACCCGGCGAGGGGTATCAGCGCCGCGAGGGCGGCGAGCCTGCGCGCGGTCCTTCTCATGCCGTCGCCTCCTCCGGGTCCCGGACTCCCGTCAGCGGGATCTCGACGGTGAAGACGGCGCCGCCGTCCGGACGGTTCGCCGCGCGGACGGTTCCGCCGTGCAGGCGCACGTTCTCCTGGGTGATCGCGAGGCCCAGTCCGCTGCCCGTGGACCGGGTGCGGGCCGCGTCGGCCTTGTAGAAGCGGTCGAAGATGTGCGGCAGCACCTCGGGCCGGATGCCGTCGCCGCTGTCGGCGACCTCGGTGACCAGGGTGTCCGCGCGGACCGACACCCGGACGGTGACCGGTTCGGCGCCGTGGCGCAGCGCGTTGCCGACGAGGTTGGCCACGACGATGTCGAAGCGGCGCGGGTCGAGGCGGACGCGGACGCCGTCGGGCAGGTCGGTGCGCACCCGGCCGTCCCAGTGCCGGTGGGCGAGGGTCTTGCGGACGGTCTCCGCCGCGTCCACCTCGTCGGTGTTGAGCTCGGCGGCGCGGGCGTCGAAGCGGGAGATCTCCATCAGGTCCTCGACCAGGACGGCGAGTTTGCCGGTCTCGGAGCTGATCAGCCGCACCGCGCGGGCGGTGTCGGGGTCGAGCCGCTGCGCGTCCTCGTCCAGGACCTCGGTGACGGCGAGCATCCCGGCGAGCGGGGTGCGCAGTTCGTGCGAGACGTCGGCGGCGAAGCGCCGGGCCCTGGCCTCGGCCTGCTGGAGTTCCTCCACGGAGCGTTCGAGCTCTCCGGCCGATTCGTTGAACGTCCGTGCCAGGTCGGCCAGTTCGTCCCGGCCGCGGACCTCGATCCGGGTGTCGAGACGGCCGCTGCCCATGGACCGGGCCGCGCCGCGCAGTTCGCGCACCGGACGCAGCACGCTGCGCGCGGAGAGCAGGGCGGGGACGAAGGCGATGGCGAGTCCGGGCAGGGCCCCGTCACGGGCGGCCGTGAGGAGGGCGTCGACGTTGGCCTGCTCGTCGGTCATCCGCATCACGGCGAACAGCACGAGCCCGCTGTGCAGGGAGGTGGTGTTGCCGGTCCTGACGGAGACCGGCATGCCGATGGTCAGGTAGGGGACGCCGTCGCGGACGACGCGTTCGAAGCTGCCGCGCGAGGACGTCAGCGCGGTGCGCCGCAGCTCGGGGGTGATGACGGTGGAGGTGGGGTTCTCGCCGGAGGAGACGCGCAGGCTGCCGTACTCGGCGAAGACGATCCAGGGATGGGGCTTGGCCTTGGACGCGATGACGAACAGCATCTCCCGCAGCGTGGGCCCGTCGACGGGCAGCCCGGTGCCGAGGGTCTCGACCTGCTCGCGGAAGGAGACGACGGCGGTGTCCTGCGCGCTGGCGAGCACGGCGTTGCGCGCCTCGCGGTAGGTCAGGGCGGCGGTGGTGCCGGCGCTGACGGCGGCGACCAGCAGGAAGGCCAGTACCAGGCGGGTGCGCAGCCCGAAGGGGAGCGCGCGCCCGCGGCGGGTGCGGGAGGCGGCGCGGGGGGTGCGCCGCGTGCGGGGGGTGCGGGGGGTTCGGGCGGGCTCGGGAGGTGCGTTCACCGGGTGGTCACCGCAGGGGTCGTCTCGGGGGTCGTGGACGACCCGGGGGGCTCGGGGGTCACGGGAGGCTCGGGGGTCACAGGGGTCCGAAGCGGTAGCCGAAGCCCCGCAGGGTCTGGATGTAACGGGGGCTGCCCGCCGCGTCCTCGATCTTGGTGCGGAGCCGGCGGACGCAGGCGTCCACCAGCCGCGCGTCCCCGTGGTAGCTGTGCTCCCACACGTGCTCCAGCAGCTGCTGGCGGCTGAAGACCTGCTCGGGGGCGGCGGACAGGTGGAGCAGCAGCTTGAGTTCGGAGGGGGCGAGGGCGAGCCGTTCGCCGGACTTGGCGACGGTGAGCCCGGCGCGGTCGATGGCGAGGTCGCCGTGGAACTCGACGGCCGGCCGGCCGGTGCCCGGTTCCTCGATGCGGCGCAGCACGGCCCGGATGCGGGCCTCGATCACCTCCGTGCGGGCGGGCTTGACGATGTAGTCGTCGGCGCCCGCCTCCAGCCCGATGACGACGTCGAAGTCGTCCCCGCGCGCGGTGAGCATGATGATCGGCAACTGGCTGTCCTCGCGCACCCGGCGGCAGACCTGGACGCCGTTCATGCCGGGCAGCATCAGGTCGAGGAGCAGCAGGTCGGGCCGGAACTCGCGCAGCGCGTCGAGTCCGGCCTCGCCGGTGGCGGCGGTGCGGACCTCGTGGCCGCGGCGGCGCAGCCCGAGCTCGACCCCCTCGCGGACGGAGGGGTCGTCTTCGATGAGGAGGACGCGGGGCATGGCGGGTGCTCCAGGGGATGGTCGGTGGCGAGGGGGTGGTCAGCGGCGGCCGGGCAGGGCCCGGCGCAGCCGGACGGTGGCGCCGGTGAGGAGCGTGTCGAGCTCCCGCAGCCGCAGGGGGCGGGCGAGCAGGGCGAAGACGGCGACGACGGCGGCCGCTCCGGCTCCGGCCGCCGCGAGCGCGCCGCCGGGATCGGCCCAGCGGGCGGCGAGGTACCCGAGCAGCGCGGCGGGGAAGGCGGCGGCGAGCAGCCTCAGCTGGGCCCCGAAGGCACCGGAGGCGGCCCGGTCGCCGGCGGCCGGGCCCGCGCCGTGGAGCGGGGAGAGGTCCGGCCGGCCGGCCGGGCCCGGGGCGGCCGTGCCGCCGGCGAGGCGGCGGCGCAGGACCAGGGCGGTGACGGCCCAGCCCGCCCACAGCGCCACCGAGTACGCCCCGGCGATGCCGGTCACCGCCCACCGGGCGGGCAGCGCTGCGAACGCGGCGACGGAGAGGCCCGCGTTCAGGGCGGCGATCACCAGGTTGAGGAGGAAGGGCGTGCGGGTGTCGGAGAGCGCGTAGAAGGTGCGGGAGAGGACGTACTGGCCGGAGAAGGCGATCAGTCCGGGCGCGAACGCCGTCAGGGTGCCCGCCATGACGGCGATGTCCCGCGCGTCGGTCTCCCCGTACTGGAAGACGAGGGCCATCACGGGCTGCGCGAGGGCGCCCAGCAGACAGGCGGCGGGCACGACGGCCGCGGCGGTGGTGCGCAGCGCGTACGAGACGTCCCGGCGCACGGCGCCGGTGTCGCCGTCGGCGGCGGAGGCGCTCATCCGGGGCATCAGCGCGGTCACCAGGGAGACGGTGACGATGCCGTGCGGGACGGCCCACAGGACGTAGGCGTTGGTGTACGCGCTGAACCCGGCGCCCTCGATCCCGGCCGCCTGCGCGGCCGCTCCGGCGTCGGTGGCCAGCCGGGTGGTGACCCAGTACGCGGCCTGGTTGGTGAGCACCAGCAGCACCAGCCAGCCCGCGTTCCGCAGCGGCCGGGTGAGCCCGCTGCCCCGCCAGTCGAAGCGGGGCCGGAAGCGGAAGCGGGCGGCGCGCAGCGAGGGCAGCAGGGCGAGCGCCTGGACGGCGATGCCCGCGCTGGTGCCCCAGCCGAGCAGGGCCGTCTCGCCGGGGGTGAGCGTGCCGCCGTCGCCGGTGGCGAGGTAGAGGGCGAAGACCGCGATCACGACGACGTTGTTGAGGACGGGCGTCCACATCATGGCGCCGAAGCGGCCGCGGGCGTTGAGCACCTGGCCGAGCAGGGTGAAGACGCCGAGGAAGAAGATCTGCGGCAGGCAGTACCGGGCGAAGGCGATCGTCATCTCGGCCTGGCCGCCGTCGTAGGCGGTGTAGACGCCGATGATCGCGGGCGCGGCCCACACGGCGGCGCCGGTGAGCGCGAGCAGGGCGAGGACGCACACGGTGAGCAGCCGGTCGGTGTAGGCGGCACCGCCGTCCGCGTGCTCCTTGCCCGCCCGGACGAGCTCGGGCACGAAGACGGCGTTGAGCGCGCCGCCGATCAGCAGCATGTAGACGATGGTCGGCAGCGCGTTGCCGACGGCGTACCCGTCGGCGACGAGGCCGACGCCGAGCGCGGAGGCGACGACGGCGGAGCGGGCGAAGCCGGTGGCCCGGGACACGACCGACCCGGCGGCCATCACCAGTCCGCTGCGCAGCACCGACGGCGTCCGGCCGGGGGCGGGCTTCGCGGCGCCTGCCGCGGCGTCCTCGGCGGCGGCCGTCTCGTGCGGGGCCCCGGCGGGGGCGCCGCCCTGTCCGGGCACGGCACCGGGGGGCGCGGCGGTCGCGCCGGCCACGGTGCGGTCGCCGCTCACCGGCGTGCCAGATATGCCTGGAACGCCCGGTACAGCGCGTGGTTGGCGGTGCCGTCCAACGGCTTCTCCCATTCCCCCAAGGTCTCGACGACCTCGCCCCCGGTGCCGAGCTTCCAGCGCAGCAGTCCGTGTCCCCTCTCAGCGGGGTCGAGGGTGGAGGGTACCCCGCGCATGTCGTACACGTCGGCGCCGAGTGCGTGGGCGTCCTGGAGCATCCGCCACTGGAGGAGGTTGGAGGGCCGCACCTCACGGCGGTGGTCGGCCGAGGCCCCGGTCTGGTACCAGACCCGGCCGCCGACGCGGATCATGGTGTGCGCGGCCAGGATCTCGCCCTGGTGCCGGGCCAGGTAGAGCGTCATCCGGCC
It encodes the following:
- a CDS encoding sensor histidine kinase, whose amino-acid sequence is MNAPPEPARTPRTPRTRRTPRAASRTRRGRALPFGLRTRLVLAFLLVAAVSAGTTAALTYREARNAVLASAQDTAVVSFREQVETLGTGLPVDGPTLREMLFVIASKAKPHPWIVFAEYGSLRVSSGENPTSTVITPELRRTALTSSRGSFERVVRDGVPYLTIGMPVSVRTGNTTSLHSGLVLFAVMRMTDEQANVDALLTAARDGALPGLAIAFVPALLSARSVLRPVRELRGAARSMGSGRLDTRIEVRGRDELADLARTFNESAGELERSVEELQQAEARARRFAADVSHELRTPLAGMLAVTEVLDEDAQRLDPDTARAVRLISSETGKLAVLVEDLMEISRFDARAAELNTDEVDAAETVRKTLAHRHWDGRVRTDLPDGVRVRLDPRRFDIVVANLVGNALRHGAEPVTVRVSVRADTLVTEVADSGDGIRPEVLPHIFDRFYKADAARTRSTGSGLGLAITQENVRLHGGTVRAANRPDGGAVFTVEIPLTGVRDPEEATA
- a CDS encoding response regulator transcription factor; translation: MPRVLLIEDDPSVREGVELGLRRRGHEVRTAATGEAGLDALREFRPDLLLLDLMLPGMNGVQVCRRVREDSQLPIIMLTARGDDFDVVIGLEAGADDYIVKPARTEVIEARIRAVLRRIEEPGTGRPAVEFHGDLAIDRAGLTVAKSGERLALAPSELKLLLHLSAAPEQVFSRQQLLEHVWEHSYHGDARLVDACVRRLRTKIEDAAGSPRYIQTLRGFGYRFGPL
- the murJ gene encoding murein biosynthesis integral membrane protein MurJ encodes the protein MAAGSVVSRATGFARSAVVASALGVGLVADGYAVGNALPTIVYMLLIGGALNAVFVPELVRAGKEHADGGAAYTDRLLTVCVLALLALTGAAVWAAPAIIGVYTAYDGGQAEMTIAFARYCLPQIFFLGVFTLLGQVLNARGRFGAMMWTPVLNNVVVIAVFALYLATGDGGTLTPGETALLGWGTSAGIAVQALALLPSLRAARFRFRPRFDWRGSGLTRPLRNAGWLVLLVLTNQAAYWVTTRLATDAGAAAQAAGIEGAGFSAYTNAYVLWAVPHGIVTVSLVTALMPRMSASAADGDTGAVRRDVSYALRTTAAAVVPAACLLGALAQPVMALVFQYGETDARDIAVMAGTLTAFAPGLIAFSGQYVLSRTFYALSDTRTPFLLNLVIAALNAGLSVAAFAALPARWAVTGIAGAYSVALWAGWAVTALVLRRRLAGGTAAPGPAGRPDLSPLHGAGPAAGDRAASGAFGAQLRLLAAAFPAALLGYLAARWADPGGALAAAGAGAAAVVAVFALLARPLRLRELDTLLTGATVRLRRALPGRR